Proteins found in one Gigantopelta aegis isolate Gae_Host chromosome 12, Gae_host_genome, whole genome shotgun sequence genomic segment:
- the LOC121386667 gene encoding microfibril-associated glycoprotein 4-like, whose protein sequence is MATSIFLMLSIFNRTQLTRLAILLSIIGVPAANICGDKTFRIAPLYSHLKPVERPAKELNVSSRMACSTTCYYNVKCTGFFYNDNGRRCSMFNVRFHSLSFVNETGTQAYEVVSGVPSDCYDVMQKGDGTGAVYTIVPRDNGAPINVSCEEEGWLVIQRRTDGSEDFYRTWNEYRYGFGDLNNEFWLGNTNIHRITSQGHYDLRIDLEDFEGNTRYALYKNFSVASKQDYFRLSVGEYSGDAGDGLGNHSGYRFSARDLDLDAYKSNCAQMFKGAWWYKSCHSSNLNGQYLGASQKSYADGVDWSSWRGHYYSMKTSVMKIRPMKF, encoded by the exons ATGGCAACATCTATTTTTCTAATGTTGTCCATCTTTAACAGGACACAACTCACTAGGTTAGCCATTTTGCTGAGCATCATTGGGGTTCCAGCTGCAAATATCTGCGGTGATAAAACCTTTCGAATAGCACCACTGTACAGCCACCTGAAACCTGTAGAACGTCCAGCAAAAGAACTCAACGTGTCCAGTAGAATGGCTTGTTCCACAACGTGCTATTATAACGTCAAGTGTACAGGTTTTTTCTACAACGACAACGGCCGCAGATGTTCTATGTTCAACGTCAGATTTCACTCCTTGTCTTTTGTGAACGAAACAGGAACACAGGCATACG AAGTCGTTTCCGGTGTTCCATCTGACTGTTATGACGTCATGCAGAAAGGTGATGGTACCGGTGCAGTGTATACCATTGTACCGCGTGACAACGGCGCACCAATCAACGTATCATGTGAAGAAGAAGGCTGGTTG GTTATTCAGCGACGGACGGACGGGTCAGAGGATTTCTACAGAACTTGGAATGAATATAGATACGGATTTGGAGATTTAAATAACGAGTTCTGGTTAG GAAATACAAACATCCATCGTATAACTAGCCAGGGTCACTATGATCTGAGAATTGACTTGGAAGACTTTGAAGGAAATACCAGGTACGCGCTGTATAAGAACTTCTCCGTGGCATCAAAGCAGGACTACTTCCGGTTGAGTGTTGGAGAATACAGTGGGGATGCAG GAGACGGTCTTGGTAACCACAGTGGCTACAGGTTCTCAGCAAGAGATCTGGACTTGGATGCATATAAATCCAACTGTGCCCAGATGTTCAAAGGAGCCTGGTGGTACAAGTCCTGCCACTCCTCAAACCTGAACGGCCAGTATTTAGGAGCATCTCAGAAGTCGTACGCGGATGGTGTGGACTGGAGTAGCTGGCGAGGTCACTATTATTCTATGAAAACATCAGTGATGAAGATCAGACCAATGAAATTCTGA